One region of Candidatus Micrarchaeota archaeon genomic DNA includes:
- a CDS encoding ThiF family adenylyltransferase, with product MRQVKIIGLGGIGSWLAKAVAPILYYGERQPTLLSLIDGDKYEPKNHNRQAFKLSDSMSYKAEAQHAELAEFESPKLFIQAHNEFINHDNVSDYVCCDDIVLLCVDNHATRKTVSDHCATLRNVTLISGGNDYDDGNVQVYVRKNGRNKTANLTTYHPEIANPTDRPPDEVGCEQAIAQGETQTLTANFMCASIMLCLLQGALKDELPKICEVYFTTIKPTVSSVARKS from the coding sequence ATGAGGCAGGTAAAAATAATCGGCTTGGGCGGCATTGGGAGTTGGCTGGCAAAGGCCGTGGCTCCCATATTATACTACGGAGAGCGGCAACCAACATTGCTGTCGCTGATTGACGGGGATAAATACGAACCCAAAAATCATAACAGACAGGCGTTTAAGCTAAGCGACTCCATGAGTTACAAAGCTGAAGCACAACATGCGGAGTTGGCGGAATTTGAATCGCCCAAGCTGTTTATTCAGGCGCACAATGAGTTTATCAACCATGACAACGTGAGCGACTATGTCTGTTGTGATGATATAGTTCTATTATGCGTTGACAATCACGCCACGCGCAAGACAGTGAGCGATCATTGTGCGACACTGAGAAACGTTACGCTGATTAGTGGCGGAAACGACTATGATGACGGCAATGTACAGGTTTATGTGCGCAAAAATGGGCGCAACAAAACAGCCAATCTGACAACTTATCATCCTGAAATAGCCAACCCAACCGACAGGCCGCCTGACGAAGTCGGTTGTGAGCAGGCTATTGCTCAAGGTGAAACACAGACACTAACCGCAAATTTTATGTGCGCATCCATCATGTTGTGCTTGTTGCAGGGAGCGTTGAAGGATGAGTTGCCAAAAATCTGTGAAGTGTACTTTACTACAATTAAACCAACAGTAAGTTCAGTAGCAAGGAAGAGTTGA